AGAGCCCGCTTGACCCCGAACGAGACAACGCTGAGGCCGTCGGAGTCGAACGTCAGGCCCCCCTCCCACTGGTTGCGTGCCCCGAAGCGACGCTCGTAGAGAAACTGGGTGACGAAGAGCTCGCTCTCCACGCTCGTCGTCCACACCACTTCGTCTTCCAGATAGGCTTTCTCCGTCTCGAGCGCGAGCGGCGGGTTGAGCTCTCCCCGCGGCCAGCTGTCGTCGGGGCAGAACCCGCGCATGTGATCGAGAATGAGTTGAATCTGCTCCTGGTTGAAGGCTTCCTGGTAGGCGGGCATTACGGAGCTGAACCCTCTCGCGGGACCCCCGTCATGGGTCACGGCCATCCAGTCGACATCTGGCTCGCGGGTGGCGAAGCTGCAATCGGTGAAATCGGGCAGGGGGATGTCGAAGCCTACCTGCGAGGGATCGACTCCCTTTCCGTCCTCACCGTGGCAGCTCGCGCAGGCCACGCGGTAGAGGCCGTCTCCCGTCGTGGGAAACTGCGGCTGAACGGCGAGCATCAGGACGATGACGCTCACGCTCGAGCTCCATGCTCTCCGAGCAAGACCTTGCCGGGAAGCTCATCCGTACGCGTCCCCTTCTCGAGCACGATGCGACCGTTCGCGACTACGATCTCGAATCCCTGCGCGTATTGATGCGGCTCGGCGAACGTCGCCCGGTCGGCGACGGTGTTCGAGTCGAAGACGACGACGTCCGCATAGAAACCCTCGGACAGGCGTCCGCGCTTTCCGAGCGAGAACCGAGTAGCGGGCAAGCTCGTCATTTTCCTCACGGCCTCCTCCAGCGTCAGGGTCCGCTTCTCTCGCACGTACATTCCCAAGACCCTGGCGAACGTTCC
The nucleotide sequence above comes from Vicinamibacteria bacterium. Encoded proteins:
- a CDS encoding cytochrome c: MSVIVLMLAVQPQFPTTGDGLYRVACASCHGEDGKGVDPSQVGFDIPLPDFTDCSFATREPDVDWMAVTHDGGPARGFSSVMPAYQEAFNQEQIQLILDHMRGFCPDDSWPRGELNPPLALETEKAYLEDEVVWTTSVESELFVTQFLYERRFGARNQWEGGLTFDSDGLSVVSFGVKRALYHSLERGSIVSVLGEVVFPAREDRIHDVVFEPSILLAQLLPSDSFVQFQGGVEVPEDAVFWRAAFGKTFVSGEFGRTFTPMIEVVGTYEEERTEWTLLPQMQVSLNTRQHILANVGYRVAVNDRELRTDAVVFYVLWEWFDGGLLDGW